TCGTACCTGGTAGGAACATAGTGGAGCTGAGGAGGAGAAGGCTGAGAACTGAAGTCTCATGAGACATTCCGATAAGCTGATGAGTTTGTCTGAGTTTGGTTGTCTGTTGGGCCCTTCAAAAAGCTCCATTCACCTGCTTTCTCCTAGATAGTATATATGCCCATCTTTTCGATAAATGCGTCCTTTCGTCTTCGCTGAGACCTTTTCTTTAgtttcttcccttttttttgtctCCGAAGCAGCAGGTGGGGGAGGCTCCGATGGCAGAGTGAAATTCAAAGTCAAGGATATCTAACCTGGGGCGGATCTTGGATGTTGCTTTATTCTGGGGAGTACAATTCTGAGAACACTGTGAGGGAGGGCAGAACATTATAGTCAGATGgcacaaaataacacaattatttGAAAACATAGATTACGTTTTGTTACATGGTATTAGCGAAGTATAAGGATATGAGTTTCAGAGTTAAATAAAGGTCAGCAACATGAACTGCTCATGAAAACATGCGCGACATTGAAAACAAGTGATTTACACAAAGAAACATGTTTGAAGGGACCAAACTAGCGTTAGCAACACAAATGGAGGGCCTGGAATGGCAGTCTGCTACTATGTTGCCAATGTATGGCTCAAGAGAGAAAAGGTTTAGCAATGCTGGAAGCATTCATTTCTTGAACTCAAAAACCAACTAATTTATAGGgggtataaaaagtgattctggtgtaaAGTATAAAAAAGAGATATTTTCATCATAGATACAAATGGACACCTTTTGTACACTTCTGTATACAAATAAGTGATAGATGCCAAgctattaatattttcattatctttttgtttatatagcgccaacaagttatatagcgcttaatacaatacatatattcaaggggtacgacaagacgagaattgacagactaagacaaactgatattAGGTGGAGTGAGCCCTGCTTGCaaacttacaatcttgagaGGTAGTGTTCTGGTCCAGCGTGGTAATGCAAAACTTGCAATGAGAACATCTTTGTTGAGCCAGCTCAAAGTATAGGTAAAAATCACGGGCTTCTTGTAAGCGACGTCTAACCGACCCAAGATAAAGGGAGCCGCGAGGTCCGGGATATCATGTCATACACCggcgctcagcactgaagccacatGCACCACGACTGAGCACTCAGACAAGGTTCTGTGGaagagaccttgcactcccaccacagtAAAAAGATGTGGAGAAAGGGGGAAGATAGAAAGTGGTAAAGAGGAGCAACAGTAAGAAAATAGAAAGATGACAAGGAAGATAAGGGAGAGATGATGAGGAGGAAAGTGAAAGGGGGGCATAGACAGAAGGGGGAGTTATGGAGAAAGAAGAGATAttgagaaaaggggagagataatgaaaaaggGGATAGATaataaggggagagatagggagaaaggggagagatagagaaagaAGAGCAATAAAGAGGAGACAGAGAAAGATGAGATATAGAGAAAAGGAAGGAGAAAGATGAGAGGAaaggagatagtgagaaaataGGAGAAAAGGCAAGAGATATATGAGAAGGGGGAGTGATAATAAGAAGGGGAGGGATAGGGAGAAAAGTGAGagataaaaaatacagtttgacttcatttttttgcatgactTTAGGGCTGACattcttacttttattttttttaaatgtgtgtggAGGAGGGCAGGATTTTATCCTTAgaccaggcagcacaatgtcttgggcagGCCCTGGGCCCAAAGCGCCTGCTCCTAGAGCCTGCGACAACACCCGAGCAGATCGCGACTTGCACGTCTGTTTCGGGCAACACACTGGACCCACACCATTCATTTACTACGCGATCAGTGTGTGGTGCGAGGATGTCTCACGATGAGCCAcactagggtcagaaggaggaaagactgcacTGACGACTCCTAATCTGCAGGGGCAATGCAGCAAGTACATGGGACCCCTTCATTAAGCGCCCCCCAgccacatattttttatattatataaagaaatactTGCCTCCAGAAGTGTGGTTGACAAGTGGCCAGTCATCCACCACCAGCATGCAAGCCTGGCCCATCCATTCATGCGGCTAGGAAGCGCAGGGGGTCCCAAGCAAATGCTTGTCCAGGATCCCATCTATATTAAAGACGGGCCTGTTTCTTAAGAACACATTGATATCTTACAGGGCTCAAACTAGCGTTCAAAAGCATATCCCTGCTGGGCCAGAATGTGCAGCATCGTGGGAGCATAGGCACAGAAACATTGAAGAGCATGGCAAGAATATATCTCTTCTAGCAATGTTTTGAGGAGACAAAGCTTTTTTCTGATTGGGTGATTAAATACGGAGAAAATTTGTAGCTATTTTAAACTGCAATCATATGCAGATCTTAGCCAAATTAATTTATCACCTTGTTGTGGTGTTTATTTTTCACTCTGCTAAGATAGACCTAATAAGAAATTAAAATGGTCCTTAGTGAAGCGAGGCGCAGATCCAGAACAATAATCGGACTTGCTGGCTTTTCCGAATCTACTTTTTTCCCTAACCTGCAAGTTCATACGTAGCCTTGGACAAAAGCGGATTATTTAAGGGATAATAACTTTCTGTGCTCCTTCTATGAAGCAGCCCCTTTTAAAGGGATACTTTAATGTATATCATTTAAAGGAACCTGAGAAGTCCCTTTATATTTTCTTGATGTTCCGTCTTACAAATACATGGAGGATTGTGCCTATTCTGTATATATGGAGCATCAAAGCCAGCCCTAGGGTTTCCATGACTCTAGATGAACTTGCTATTCGATATGGTATAGTAGATCTGGTGTTGCTTTCACCAGATCCTATTTGGTGCCTATCCAGCTGCCTAACTCACTTATACAGTAGGCCTGGCCCTGCGGGCATTTAGTGTAATTATCACCAAATATCCAATTATTGCCTCCCCCTGAAGGTATTGTCAGGTATTCTACTATGCAAGCTTCAAACAATCCCATCAATGCCCTTTCGTTTCGTTTTGAAGAAGACAGTGCTGCCACACAGTGGTCACTGCGCAAATTGCAAGTCAGTTtggagaggaggaggatgattGTCAGAAGCAGAGCCACCTGTGCAGGGCTGAGAGCTCCTCCTAACGGGTGGATATAACAGTGAATAGCAGCTCGATCAGAGACTGTTGTGTCCTCGTTTGGTGTGTGGTGGGCAGGATGCCTGGTGTAAAGGTAAACATTAATGTGTTGGGTTTTTAATGATTGTAAATCTACATTGGGTTTCAGCATGTGATCTCCATGCTCTGTTTATGTTTGCAAGACACTTATAAGAGGAGCTGAACGTTtattaattgtaatattttttattatccaaATGTATCAAAAAAAATTCCAAGTCTATCTGTTTTGTTTCCATTTGCTTAACATGTTTGGTTAATGGTGATTGTTGCaatagagagagtgtgtgtgatatatataattgtatttattgcttGGGCTCCTATTTATTTTCAGAAAGGAAGCTGTTATGATGCCTTAAGCTACTTTATTGGTGTGCgcgcgtgcgtgcgtgcgtgcgtgcgtgcgccACTGTTGGTCTTTACAAATGGGCTAATCATGAGACTTTGTGTTATATTAACCATTTAGTAGCCCATTGTAAAGGCTATGTGTAGCGAGCCACCAAAAATGTGCTAACCAAATAGCTCTGATACTGGCCCTCCTGGAAACCTTGAATTCTGATTTAAAGATACGCTAAATTGAGTCCCCTGCATTAAAGCAGATATATCAATGTAACACTGGTAGCAAAAGCGCCAATTAGGGCTCTTGTACATGATCACAGGGGCACCTGAGACGCAGGGTCAAGTCCtgatagttcccaggtatgcgatgatgatgatgatgggagGGGGGGCACACATTTTGTGAACTTAAGGGGACCTCtgagctatcatatacattaaagtgcacatgatgcCTGCAGTGTCATTAGGGGGTTGAGGTTGGCAGCCCCACTGTTTGCTTGCTGTATTAGCATGAAtgcttttgtttgttaataaaatgtattgtttgtatTTGGACTTTACGGAGCAGATACTTCTGTATGATGTGGTATTTGGCTGTATATTCTGTGTTACAAACTTTCCTTTTATAGGAGATTCCTATCGCATGTGGGAGTTGCTGCCAAACAGCTGCTGGATTTATGAACTCCAATTGtggctatttttttaatgctagagaggtctttttttaaaatatatcggCAGAAGGCCCTGTATGCATTTGCTCCTTCGCCTACCTCTAGTTATCTGACATGGGGGGGGCATGTTTTCCTCCTTCAGACATGTGATATACATGCTGCGAGTCAGCTCTGGACTATTGACTTCAGGGGCAGCGCTCCCTTCCCGTTGATTGGCTGCTCAAGCAGCCAGTCAGGTGCCAAATCCGACCATAGAGGCGGTGTTCTGCAGGAGCTCCAGCTTTCACTAAAGCtaagggtttatttattttctcaagaatttatattaaagtagtTGGGAAGTTCCTGATTCCctgtgacattaaactgtcccttttaatgACCTCTTAGTGGCATTCGCATGGGTGACTACCATAAAAACTGATTAGGGTCCTCCATAGAAAGTGGGTCCTAAAACAAGTGTGACAAAGTAATAAATCACTTgcaaatattcattaatttcTAGGAAGCCTCCTGTGTTGGGATACTGTCTGGCCAGGACCATCCATTTTTGTCACGCCATCTCATGACATTTTTGTTTGCAGATCATCTCACAGCTGTTTTCTGAAGACTCAGACGATGAAAATAACAGAACATTCTTTGGGTTTGAAGACAGTGATgatgaggtcaggcactaaaATGGTCATGAGGACAATTTAATAAAACTTAGAAAAGTGTATAAAATAGGAGACATTAACTATTCCAATAATTTCcagtaatattttaatattcgtcttgatttttgaaaaatgtgaTCAATACAAAGCAAATATAGAATGATGGGCATTACGGTCTTTCAAACTAGCTCCCCTTTTCATGCGATTCTTGCTTTGGAGATGCGTTTTGATGCctagttaaaatgtatttctaaaaaCCCTACACTCAATTGCTTTCTACCAGGAAATACAGCAGCGGCCACGGTCGGAACCTGTTAATCCAGAGATCTTGCGCGTGTTCATTAAGCACATCGCTGATTTTAAAGGCTTTGTGCTAAATTGCATTCGGAATAATGCTGCAGCCACATTTCACGTAATCTCTGAGGCTCCTGGGAGTTGTATGTTTCTGCAGGCTTGTTCAAAAGTTACCATAAAGTTGTTGCATATTgggttgtatttttttatttaatatgtatgtgtgtagtcTTTCAGCATCTTTTCTTCGGTGTACCTGACGGCGCTGGTTTTCATAACCTCCGCACGTTTGGATCAGCTTTACACCTGTTGGGGCAATTAGTCCTGCACATTGGGTGAATGGAGGTAGACAACAACAAGTAATGCCCTTGGAATGTGGCCAGTGGTGGAACGTGACCTCTGCCAGGCTCATTAAAATTACTGCTGTCTTGCATGATACATTGTTTGTTGGTGGAGATGCCATATAGTAGTTTTCAATATTGGGACCTTAGAGTCTGCAAAACCAGGGGACGTATCTTTGGGTTATGGAGTGTGAGGCACATGCTACTGAAATTGTTGTACTGTATAGCTCCATCAGATTCCATAGTGGTGTACAATCGGTGGCGGGACAAAAGTAGTCTATAACCTAACAATTGGGCTTACAGAAATGggtgaggagggctctgctcaaacgagctcACAATCTCTTCAAATTTACCAAATACACTTCTGTAAAAGGTTATCTTGTTCTCTTGTAATCCCGTTTTTGACAAAAACCCTGTTGTGCTGTATTGTCCCTAATTAGACTGGTTGACCTACCATAAAATAAGCGGTATAATATTCGTGCTTAACTTCTACCAGGAGgcaatatttgtataaaataattatgggATTTACTTTTATGCAACATtctataagtgtgtgtgtgtggggggggggatatatatgagagagagagagagagatctatCATAAATACAGAAGGCATTGTGTAAGTTACTCATAGCCTGACATGCCTGTAAGTGTCATTTTCTGGCCTAGACTTATGAGGCATAGAATATCTGGTCCAAGGGGCATTAGCACCAATGCCACAAAACCTAGAGCAGGTTAAATCAAGCTCGCTGGTGTGCTGCTTGGTGGGCCAGTTACGAGAGAGATCTGATCCCCCTCAGCCAGCCgatttacattatgaaggcctGTGCTTAACCAGCACAACCACCATATCTTGCTGTACTTGGCACTGCACCTCCTTAAGAGGCAGAGCCCCGGGATATGACTCTGTATACTGTTGTTCAGGAGAGTATATGGCGGTGACTCCCATGGTTGGCTGGGTCAAGTCTAGTGTAACATCCAAAGTCAATATGCTGCTGGCTTCATCATCTTGCCACAAGTGGCTTTATCTGTCTTTGTAACCGTAGGCTACTGCGAAGAAACAGCCTgagaaggcagcaatgtcacaaAAAGGCAGTAGGTTCTCCCTCCGAGTGGCTCTGAAACGAATGCCCTTATCGTCTGAGAGCAGTGAGGAGTCGGCAGAAGAGAATGACCGCGGTTCGTCTCCAGAAGCTATTGTCCAACCACCGGCCAAAAAGAGTGATTCTGACTCTGACAATGAGCAGCCAGATGACTTCTTACAGAGGAGGGCCAAAAATATCAGTGATAATAAAGccatggtttgttttttgttttttctttatgtacaTGTGTTTTATAGCTCTTGTGAACTAATTTTTCATAACGTTCCCTATTTCTGTTATCTTTATACAGCTTGCCAAACTTATGGCTGACTTGGAGAAACTCCCTGGAAACCTCCTGTCTGATTccggggagcagagtggcagtgGGCAGGTAAACACAGCATTATTTCACTGGCTATATCATGGATCTCCTAGTTTTTTCTGCCACTTCTTAATTTTATTCGAATCTTTACTAATGAGTATTATAAAAAGTAAGTACTtggcatgttttattttttttatctacccccccccctcccatttTCTGCCTTATTTACAGAAGTCCAGGAGGCCCAATCGGAACTCTCTGGCTCCTCAACAACAGAGGAGAAACCTGGAGCGTTCTGCCCGGCGAATGACTCGTTCTATGGGAGGGGTGCAGCCTCCATCTCCTGAGAAAGATAGGAGAGACCAGCTGTTGAACAGACTACACAATGATCTGCTGGCTGAGGAAGTGAGTTCCTTCCTAAATCCCGTTCTAGAAAAGAGAGCAGTCATCTTCTAATAATCAAACTAAGCACTACCCTTTTATTTCAAGATCTTGTGCTATGTCATGATAAATGCGGAAAGTGTGTGTAGGGGAATGCGGTGGTGCATGTGGGATTCAGCTGGAAAGTGTCGCGTACTTCTGAAAGTGAAGGAAGATGGCTTTAGTCTGTCATGTATGCAGATGTCCAGGGCCACTGCATTGCCTTTAACTACTGCCAGTGGGTGTCTGTCTACAACTTGTGGATGGACTACATGGGTAACTTTGGCCCTAGGAGAGGGTGACATCCCTGCTGTGTTCTATGTAGCCCTGATAAAAGCTTCTTTGAGATTTCCAGTTGCGTAACATACTCAATATTTTACTGAATACCTGATCATAAAGACTGGCTTTCCATAGGTATTGATGGTGAAAGGGTTTTAGGGGTGTTTTTTGTTCTGCATGTGATGTAAGTGTAAAGTTTAACCACACATTCTCCGAGGCATGACCTTAGTGCTTTTATTCGCTTAGGAAGACGCTCCGAGGAGACGCCGGCCGCCTCGTCCCAGTGCTCTGACCATTCCCCATGTAGTGCGGCCCGTGGAAGAAATAACTGAGGATGATCTGAAAAGTGTTGCAGACACCGTGAAGGAAAAAGTATACAACAGTGTACATGTAAGAAAAATGTCCTCCCTCTGTAACGCGGGTCATGAAATGCAGATACTTGTAAACAGCCTGTTTTTAGAAgagaaaatgaatacaaataaaatccctaaaatatatattatataccagaTTGAAAAATATGCCAGGGCAGGAATTTTTAACTCTTAGTTCATGCAACACACTACTTGCATTGTAAGTGTTACTGTATAACTCCCAAGGGTGGTGATATGTTTTCAGGGTTCCACTTGCCATCAGTGCCGCCAGAAGACCATAGACACAAAATCAAACTGCCGCAATGTGGACTGTCAAGGTATACGAGGACAGTTCTGTGGGCCCTGTCTGAGGAACAGATACGGAGAAGATGTCAAAAAAGTTCTTCTGGATCCTGTGAGTAACAAAAAGGAATCTTGAAAGTTTTAGAAACTTTCAAGCCTTCTGGTAATGTCCTGGTACTCTGGTGGCTTGGGATACTTCATTGGGTCATTACATAATGGAAATCTTTCCAAATATTCAGTCCCTTGGCCCCAGAAAATAGTGTCTGTGTATTGGTAAACGTTATGCTTGCTATCTCATGGCTGAAATATTGGAGACATTGTCTATAGTAATTTTAGTTTCCAGCTGTCTTATTTCTGGCTCATCTTAATGTGATGCTGGTTAATCTGTGAAAAGTGGAGACTCCTCCAAGACTAGCTCAACATTGTGGAATCTTATGTCCCCCCCATccctgctcttcaacatctGAACTTTCCGTATTCTGTGGAATGCTGAGCAACGTTAATGTCGGCACATCTCTGGCGTAATTTGCTTGTATGAGTAACACCTCTTCCATGCTTAGGACTGGCACTGCCCCCCATGCAGAGGAATATGTAACTGCAGCTTCTGTCGACAGAGGGATGGCAGGAGTGCTACTGGGATTCTCTTCCCTCTGGCACGTTACCATG
This sequence is a window from Spea bombifrons isolate aSpeBom1 chromosome 2, aSpeBom1.2.pri, whole genome shotgun sequence. Protein-coding genes within it:
- the LOC128473819 gene encoding cell division cycle-associated protein 7-like encodes the protein MPATAKKQPEKAAMSQKGSRFSLRVALKRMPLSSESSEESAEENDRGSSPEAIVQPPAKKSDSDSDNEQPDDFLQRRAKNISDNKAMLAKLMADLEKLPGNLLSDSGEQSGSGQKSRRPNRNSLAPQQQRRNLERSARRMTRSMGGVQPPSPEKDRRDQLLNRLHNDLLAEEEDAPRRRRPPRPSALTIPHVVRPVEEITEDDLKSVADTVKEKVYNSVHGSTCHQCRQKTIDTKSNCRNVDCQGIRGQFCGPCLRNRYGEDVKKVLLDPDWHCPPCRGICNCSFCRQRDGRSATGILFPLARYHGYSDVHSYLNSLRNSTKEDEDIDA